In Spirochaetae bacterium HGW-Spirochaetae-1, the genomic stretch TTTCCATCTGCACGCCGATGGTCATTCCCTCCTGAGGCTCGAAGTTCTGACGGATTTCTTCGAGGGGGAAGGATTGTTTCCTGTTTTCATCGTATTCGCCGTAGGCGTCGGCGGGCTCAATGCGGATTTCTTTTTTCTCGCCGATATTCATGTCCATAACGGCGTTTTCAAAACCGGGGATAACCATATTGGCCCCAACTTGAAATTCCAGGGGCTGTCCGTCAACGCTGGTATCAAACACTTCACCGCCGTCAAAAGTACCCGTGTAATGTATAGCAACATACTTGTTATTTTCGATCATTTTATTCCTCCAGGGATTTGTTGTCCGGTTAAGCGATTCCTGTTATATTGTTATATCGCAATTGGGCGGGATAAAAGAAGATAACTGAAATTATCACCGGATTTTTACTTGGGAGTTACTCTTATTTTTCTTGTCATAATGTAAAGTAAAATTTAATAATAATCAAGCATTTTCCCTTTCTATGGTGGATATGTTGGAATTATTTTGTATTTTGTGATATACAATTTTTAATGATTCAGAGGAGAATCAGGAAATATATCGTGTCAGGAGTTTACATGCCTATCGGGAAAAAAAGAAAAAAAGTCGGCCTGGCCCTGGGGAGCGGCGGCATACGGGGGCTTGCCCATGTGGGAGTCATCAAATGCCTTTGCCGGCATGGTATCCCCATCGATTATATTGCCGGGGCCAGTATCGGGGCCTGGGTCGGGGCGCACTACGCCCTGTTTGAAGATATCCCTCGCCTTGAACAGTTCACCGTGGGAAAACGGCTTGAAAAGCTGAATACATTTTTTGAACTGACACTTAAAGGGGGCATTGTAAAAGGAACAAAGGTGCAGCGGCTTCTGGATAATTGGCTGGGAAGCGCCGATTTTGAATCGACGAAGATACCGGTTCGCATATCGGCGGCAGATATAATAACGGGCAGTGAAGTCGTGTT encodes the following:
- a CDS encoding peptidylprolyl isomerase — its product is MIENNKYVAIHYTGTFDGGEVFDTSVDGQPLEFQVGANMVIPGFENAVMDMNIGEKKEIRIEPADAYGEYDENRKQSFPLEEIRQNFEPQEGMTIGVQMENGMQIPAVITSVTASEVVIDMNHPLAGKPLNFSLELIAINDTAQYDHGCSCGCEETEGCGDGCGSGGCC